Proteins encoded by one window of Halobaculum halobium:
- a CDS encoding PAS domain S-box protein: protein MADTHDAIRVLHVDDEPEFSELVATFLEREHDRIDVRGATDAEAGLDVLAGEDVDCIVSDHDMPGRDGIEFLRAVREEHPNLPFLLFTGKGSEEIASDAISAGVTDYLQKGGGTDQYALLANRIVNAVEASQSRRMLTERTRRLETLIGNLPGVVYRCRNDPSWPMETVDGEVEPLTGYTARELESGRVEWGTEVIHPDDREAMWDAVQEGLDADGSFEVTYRIRTRDGEQKWMWERGHGVYGDDGSIAALEGFITDITDRKEREDRLAQTSARLEALFEESPDMINVHDAEGNILDANPQFCAEIGYTEAEVTSMKVWEIDRTLDPTSGYEIWEEMEVGDRRELEGAYTRSDGSTFPVTIHIRRLGLADADRFLVSSRNVSERQRRDRKLERLRERSRALNYTRTVDETAQLATDAAADIIGAELSSVHLVNDAGDRLEPVSVADSVTRVFDELPTYDRSAPSGTRAHFAWEAFGADEPTHVRSVSKADRIAEETPAESVLFHPINGHGLFIMSSTNTDAFTETDVLLVEILANYLEAALDRVAREGTLRERQHRLELLHDATQELIRADSERAIADRIVEAAEEILGFSVVVVRFFDSDTAELVPVAESDQVADILPEREPFTADSGSLNWASFETAEVRVYDDIEDDTGAVDDGTGLRSLMVLPLGEHGTVSVGETTPDAFDSTDEFLARILATAAETALDEHGHERTLRENRDELRRQNERLEEFVSVVSHDLRNPLNVATGRMDLARDDCESEHFDAVERAHSRMEALIEDLLALAREGEAATDLTPVDLTSTVRECWTNVETGDASLVVDADRAILADERRIRQLFENLVRNAVEHGGDGVTVTVGGLDDGFFLEDDGVGIPADRRESVFEAGYSTSEEGTGFGLRIVKQVVTAHGWEIRACDGRDGGARFEVTGVTAADE from the coding sequence ATGGCCGACACGCACGACGCGATACGGGTACTCCACGTCGACGACGAGCCGGAATTTTCCGAGTTGGTCGCGACGTTCCTCGAGCGCGAACACGACCGGATCGACGTCCGTGGCGCGACCGACGCCGAAGCGGGACTGGATGTGCTGGCTGGGGAAGACGTAGACTGCATCGTGTCCGATCACGACATGCCCGGCAGGGACGGAATCGAGTTCCTCCGTGCGGTCCGCGAAGAGCACCCGAACCTCCCGTTCCTGCTGTTCACCGGCAAGGGGAGCGAGGAGATTGCGAGCGACGCGATCTCCGCCGGCGTGACCGACTACCTTCAGAAGGGAGGGGGAACCGACCAGTACGCGCTGCTGGCCAACCGGATCGTGAACGCCGTCGAGGCGTCCCAGTCGCGCCGGATGCTGACCGAGCGGACGCGCCGTCTGGAGACCCTCATCGGCAATCTCCCGGGGGTCGTCTACCGCTGTCGCAACGATCCGAGTTGGCCCATGGAGACCGTCGACGGGGAAGTGGAGCCGCTGACGGGCTACACCGCGAGAGAACTGGAATCCGGTCGGGTCGAATGGGGGACTGAAGTCATCCATCCCGACGACCGCGAAGCCATGTGGGACGCCGTGCAGGAGGGGCTCGACGCGGACGGCTCCTTCGAGGTCACGTATCGAATCCGAACGCGCGACGGCGAACAGAAGTGGATGTGGGAGCGTGGTCACGGCGTGTACGGCGACGACGGAAGTATCGCGGCGCTTGAGGGGTTCATCACTGATATCACCGACCGTAAGGAGCGCGAGGACCGCCTGGCGCAGACAAGCGCCCGGCTCGAGGCGCTCTTCGAAGAGTCGCCGGACATGATCAACGTCCACGACGCAGAGGGGAATATCCTCGATGCGAACCCGCAGTTCTGCGCGGAGATCGGATACACGGAAGCCGAGGTCACGTCGATGAAGGTGTGGGAGATCGATCGGACGCTCGATCCGACCAGTGGATACGAGATCTGGGAGGAGATGGAGGTCGGCGACCGACGGGAGCTAGAGGGAGCGTACACCCGCAGCGACGGGTCGACGTTCCCCGTTACCATCCATATCAGACGCCTCGGCCTCGCCGATGCCGACCGATTTCTCGTCAGCAGTCGCAACGTCTCCGAGCGTCAGCGACGGGACCGGAAGCTCGAACGGCTCCGGGAGCGCTCGCGCGCGCTCAACTACACCCGAACCGTCGACGAAACGGCGCAGTTGGCGACGGACGCGGCCGCCGATATCATCGGTGCCGAGTTGAGTTCCGTCCACCTCGTGAACGACGCCGGCGACCGGTTGGAGCCGGTGTCTGTCGCCGACTCCGTCACGAGGGTGTTCGACGAGCTCCCGACGTACGATCGATCGGCGCCGTCGGGAACCCGGGCACACTTCGCATGGGAGGCGTTCGGGGCAGACGAGCCCACCCACGTCCGGTCGGTATCCAAGGCGGACAGGATCGCAGAGGAAACCCCGGCGGAGAGCGTCCTCTTCCACCCGATCAACGGGCACGGCCTGTTCATCATGTCCTCGACGAACACCGACGCGTTCACCGAGACCGATGTCCTCCTCGTCGAGATCCTCGCGAACTACCTCGAGGCCGCCCTCGATCGCGTGGCCCGCGAGGGGACGCTCAGAGAACGACAACACCGCCTCGAACTGCTGCACGACGCGACGCAGGAGCTCATCCGGGCGGACTCCGAGCGGGCGATCGCCGACCGGATCGTCGAAGCGGCCGAGGAGATCCTCGGCTTCAGCGTCGTAGTCGTTCGGTTTTTCGACTCGGACACGGCGGAGTTGGTTCCGGTCGCCGAGTCCGATCAGGTCGCGGACATCCTCCCGGAGCGCGAGCCGTTCACCGCCGACTCGGGCAGCCTCAACTGGGCCAGTTTCGAGACAGCGGAGGTCCGGGTGTACGACGACATCGAAGACGACACCGGAGCGGTCGACGACGGGACCGGGCTCCGGAGCCTCATGGTGCTTCCCCTGGGCGAACACGGGACCGTCTCGGTCGGCGAGACCACCCCCGACGCGTTCGACTCGACCGACGAATTTCTCGCGCGGATCCTGGCGACGGCCGCAGAGACGGCGCTCGACGAGCACGGGCACGAACGGACGCTCCGCGAGAACCGCGACGAACTGCGGCGGCAAAACGAGCGGCTGGAGGAGTTCGTCTCGGTCGTCAGTCACGACCTCCGAAACCCGCTGAACGTCGCCACGGGCCGGATGGACCTCGCCCGCGACGACTGCGAGAGCGAGCACTTCGACGCCGTCGAGCGCGCGCACAGCCGGATGGAGGCGCTGATCGAAGACCTCCTCGCGCTGGCTCGCGAGGGCGAGGCAGCGACCGACCTGACGCCCGTCGACCTCACGTCGACGGTCCGGGAGTGCTGGACGAACGTCGAGACGGGCGACGCGTCGCTCGTCGTCGACGCCGACCGAGCGATCCTGGCCGACGAGCGGCGCATCAGACAGCTGTTCGAGAACCTCGTTCGCAACGCGGTCGAACACGGCGGCGACGGCGTCACCGTGACCGTCGGCGGACTGGACGACGGCTTCTTCCTCGAGGACGACGGCGTCGGGATCCCGGCCGACCGGCGCGAATCGGTGTTCGAGGCGGGCTACTCGACGAGCGAGGAGGGGACGGGCTTCGGACTCCGCATCGTCAAACAGGTGGTCACCGCCCACGGGTGGGAGATCCGCGCGTGCGACGGACGCGACGGCGGTGCCCGGTTCGAGGTGACGGGCGTGACGGCTGCCGACGAGTAG
- a CDS encoding DUF7474 family protein codes for MPRFAYPCPGCRTTNSLHDAGCDFEGTEWHHIEQAYTDVLAVLVDGAVTESALQHAVHDEWSGLHRAALDLLQREGRVEADGDTLGLLTAERYREEVSEPTREPMATIYREGSYPGCHDNSIFALVAWYEMVGLSWAETRQNVLEWLDRSGTWDRGGFEESSPEQLVDSKRHVYEAGYGWKEKAQAAKRVIERHG; via the coding sequence GTGCCCCGGTTCGCGTACCCCTGCCCCGGCTGTCGCACCACGAACAGCCTGCACGACGCCGGCTGCGACTTCGAGGGGACCGAGTGGCACCACATCGAACAGGCGTACACCGACGTGCTCGCCGTCCTCGTCGACGGGGCCGTCACCGAGTCCGCGCTCCAGCACGCCGTCCACGACGAGTGGTCCGGGCTTCACCGCGCCGCGCTGGACCTGCTCCAGCGCGAGGGCCGCGTCGAGGCGGACGGCGACACGCTCGGGCTGCTTACCGCCGAGCGGTACCGCGAGGAGGTGTCCGAGCCCACCCGCGAGCCCATGGCGACCATCTATCGGGAGGGAAGCTACCCCGGGTGTCACGATAATTCCATTTTCGCGCTCGTGGCCTGGTACGAGATGGTCGGGCTGTCGTGGGCGGAGACCAGACAGAACGTGCTCGAGTGGCTCGATCGCTCGGGGACCTGGGACCGGGGCGGGTTCGAGGAGTCGAGTCCCGAGCAGCTCGTCGACAGCAAGCGTCACGTGTACGAGGCCGGGTACGGCTGGAAGGAGAAGGCGCAGGCCGCAAAGCGCGTGATCGAGCGACACGGCTGA
- a CDS encoding HAD family hydrolase, whose translation MRAAEIDAAEAPPAVRESLATLAAAEGVAVGVCTNGVPDWQRAKLDAPGLTEHVEATVVSYEVGAHKPDPAPFERAEALIDADRRVMIGDDAEADVAGARDRGWDAIHVDGPADVPGAIDSMR comes from the coding sequence CTGCGCGCCGCTGAGATCGACGCGGCCGAGGCGCCGCCCGCGGTTCGCGAGTCGCTGGCGACGCTCGCCGCCGCCGAGGGGGTCGCCGTCGGCGTCTGTACGAACGGCGTTCCAGACTGGCAGCGAGCGAAGCTCGACGCCCCGGGGCTCACAGAACACGTCGAGGCGACGGTCGTCAGCTACGAAGTCGGCGCCCACAAACCCGACCCGGCTCCGTTCGAACGCGCTGAGGCGTTGATCGACGCTGACCGGCGGGTGATGATCGGCGACGACGCGGAGGCCGACGTGGCCGGGGCGCGCGATCGCGGCTGGGACGCGATTCACGTCGACGGTCCCGCGGACGTTCCGGGCGCTATCGACTCGATGCGGTGA
- a CDS encoding DNA polymerase sliding clamp, with product MFKAIVSASTLRDALDSVSVLVDECKIRLNEDELAIRAVDPANVGMVDLTLEAAAFESYEADGGVIGVNLNRLEDIAGMADSGDLIQLELDEETRKLLIQTDGLSYTLALIDPDSIRQEPDIPDLDLPAEIVVEGAQLDRGITAADMVSDHIRLRVDEAEEAFFIEAEGDTDDVDLRLDREDLIDLQAGPADSLFSLDYLKDMNKAIPKDAEVRVELGEEFPVKLHYEFGEGLGQVTYMLAPRIQSD from the coding sequence ATGTTCAAGGCCATCGTGAGTGCGTCTACCCTCCGCGACGCGCTCGACTCGGTGAGCGTGCTGGTCGACGAGTGCAAGATCCGGCTCAACGAGGACGAACTCGCGATCCGCGCCGTCGACCCGGCCAACGTCGGCATGGTCGACCTCACACTCGAGGCCGCCGCGTTCGAATCCTACGAGGCCGACGGAGGGGTCATCGGTGTCAACCTCAACCGCCTGGAGGACATCGCCGGGATGGCCGACTCTGGCGATCTCATCCAGTTGGAACTCGACGAGGAGACCCGCAAGCTCCTCATCCAGACCGACGGCCTGAGCTACACACTCGCGCTCATCGACCCCGATTCCATCCGTCAGGAGCCGGACATTCCGGACCTCGATCTCCCCGCGGAGATCGTCGTCGAGGGCGCCCAGCTCGACCGCGGGATCACCGCCGCCGACATGGTGTCGGACCACATCCGCCTGCGCGTCGACGAGGCCGAGGAGGCGTTCTTCATCGAGGCGGAGGGCGACACCGACGACGTGGACCTCCGACTCGACCGCGAGGACCTCATCGACCTGCAGGCGGGTCCCGCCGACTCGCTGTTCAGCCTCGACTACCTCAAGGACATGAACAAGGCCATTCCGAAGGACGCCGAGGTCCGCGTCGAACTCGGCGAGGAGTTCCCCGTCAAACTGCACTACGAGTTCGGCGAGGGGCTGGGGCAGGTGACCTACATGCTCGCGCCGCGCATCCAGAGCGACTGA
- a CDS encoding YegP family protein, whose protein sequence is MAEPETGPLVSTYEKRFGEPFTTDEVYGYWLFVAGTVVAVVGMMLFLTSMGAGRTGARGIAYLFSGVGLATAFAGLVVGQSFHRTAKRLVYVGLVVCLAAMAWFLTAFPQEWALDSGTAQGVVAVYTLGLALITLSGALAPISVGQSRARKAVEEQLVDARADDEADDRRIEELEAAVAERDDQIAALESEIAESNAETAAARTEAEAASEETAAARAETASVRDDLNAAASHVNALSKSSATFDVYRDKAGKWRWRLVHRNGNIIATSGESYSSDRTARRGMRSVTRNALGAAVVWQRDEEEPEPIAEPAAEEPSARFQLYRDDNGEYRWRLRHDNGNTIAAGTRGFSSKRNAKDGVESVRSGIGPADYLEFDPAGVEVYEDAGGEFRWRLVHRNGNILGDSGEGYANRSNARRAADRFQEAAGEAAVDADSGVRFETYEDAAGDHRWRLVAANGEPIADSGEGYSSRSALTEAVDRVREYAPDADRLTMATAAIEVHEDAGGEFRWRLRHRNGTILGTSGEGYTSRSKALDAVNRVKRHAPNAPVTEEGDAADAEADGDDRGDDG, encoded by the coding sequence ATGGCTGAACCTGAAACCGGTCCGCTCGTCTCGACGTATGAAAAACGGTTTGGAGAGCCCTTCACCACCGACGAGGTGTACGGCTACTGGCTGTTCGTTGCCGGGACGGTCGTGGCTGTCGTGGGGATGATGCTGTTTCTCACCTCGATGGGGGCGGGGAGAACCGGCGCCCGGGGGATCGCGTACCTCTTCTCCGGGGTCGGCCTCGCCACCGCGTTCGCCGGCCTCGTCGTCGGCCAGTCGTTCCATCGGACGGCGAAGCGACTGGTGTACGTCGGGCTCGTCGTCTGTCTGGCCGCGATGGCGTGGTTCCTCACCGCCTTCCCGCAGGAGTGGGCGCTCGATTCCGGAACCGCGCAGGGAGTCGTCGCCGTGTACACCCTCGGACTGGCGCTCATCACGCTCTCGGGTGCGCTCGCACCGATCTCGGTGGGGCAGAGTCGGGCTCGGAAAGCGGTCGAGGAACAGCTCGTCGACGCCCGCGCCGACGACGAGGCCGACGACCGGCGCATCGAGGAGTTGGAGGCGGCAGTCGCAGAGCGCGACGATCAGATCGCGGCCCTCGAATCCGAGATAGCGGAGTCGAACGCGGAGACGGCAGCGGCTCGAACCGAGGCCGAAGCGGCGAGCGAGGAGACCGCCGCCGCCCGGGCGGAGACGGCGTCGGTGCGCGACGACCTCAACGCCGCGGCCTCCCACGTCAACGCGCTCTCGAAGAGTTCGGCCACGTTCGACGTGTACCGCGACAAAGCCGGCAAGTGGCGCTGGCGGCTCGTCCACCGAAACGGGAACATCATCGCCACCTCCGGCGAGAGCTACTCCAGCGACCGGACCGCCCGCCGCGGAATGCGCAGCGTCACGCGCAACGCGCTCGGGGCCGCAGTCGTGTGGCAGCGCGACGAGGAGGAGCCCGAGCCCATCGCCGAGCCGGCCGCCGAGGAACCGTCCGCGCGATTCCAGCTGTATCGCGACGACAACGGCGAGTACCGGTGGCGGCTCCGCCACGACAACGGGAACACCATCGCGGCCGGAACCCGCGGGTTCTCTTCGAAACGAAACGCCAAAGACGGCGTCGAGTCGGTTCGCTCGGGGATCGGACCGGCCGACTACCTGGAGTTCGATCCCGCCGGAGTCGAGGTGTACGAGGACGCGGGCGGCGAGTTCCGCTGGCGACTCGTCCACCGCAACGGCAACATCCTCGGCGACTCCGGCGAGGGGTACGCGAACCGGTCGAACGCCCGCAGAGCGGCCGACCGGTTCCAAGAGGCGGCCGGCGAGGCCGCCGTCGACGCCGACTCCGGCGTCCGGTTCGAGACGTACGAGGACGCCGCTGGCGACCACCGCTGGCGACTCGTCGCCGCGAACGGCGAACCGATCGCCGACTCCGGGGAGGGGTACAGCTCCCGGTCGGCGCTGACGGAGGCCGTCGACCGCGTCCGCGAGTACGCACCCGACGCCGACCGGCTCACGATGGCCACGGCCGCTATCGAAGTGCACGAGGACGCCGGCGGCGAGTTCCGCTGGCGGCTCCGCCACCGCAACGGGACGATTCTCGGCACCTCCGGCGAGGGATACACATCGCGCTCGAAGGCCCTCGACGCCGTGAACAGGGTGAAGCGCCACGCGCCGAACGCGCCGGTCACAGAGGAGGGCGACGCTGCGGACGCAGAAGCAGACGGCGACGACCGCGGCGACGACGGGTAA
- a CDS encoding DNA adenine methylase, with amino-acid sequence MVEPILKWAGGKRQLLSEITGRFPVEFERYHEPFVGGGAVYFHIEPDGGSINDLNDRLVTLYETIRDRDPDDLIAENRSHEHSEEYYYDARDDFNELREVDEKTAAERLREASLFIYLNRTCFNGLYRENNSGEFNVPVGRYANPDWVQADRVRALHDALQGTSIHNEDFEYVREAASAGDLVYFDPPYEPVSTTADFTDYHAEGFDRDDQRRLRDLAVDLDEMGVSVVLSNSPPVAELYEGVEQFTVHVVEATRAINSDADNRGEVAEVLITNVAEGTQRRKTLSEYQ; translated from the coding sequence ATGGTCGAGCCGATCCTCAAGTGGGCCGGCGGGAAGCGCCAACTGCTCTCGGAGATCACGGGCCGGTTTCCCGTCGAGTTCGAGCGCTATCACGAGCCGTTCGTCGGCGGCGGCGCCGTCTACTTCCACATCGAACCGGACGGCGGCTCGATCAACGACCTCAACGACCGCTTGGTGACGCTGTACGAGACCATCCGCGACCGCGACCCCGACGACCTGATCGCGGAGAACCGCTCTCACGAGCATTCCGAGGAGTACTACTACGACGCCCGCGACGACTTCAACGAACTCCGCGAGGTCGACGAGAAAACCGCCGCCGAGCGGCTCCGCGAGGCCTCGCTGTTCATCTATCTCAACCGGACCTGCTTCAACGGCCTCTACCGCGAGAACAACAGCGGCGAGTTCAACGTCCCGGTCGGTCGCTACGCCAACCCCGACTGGGTGCAGGCCGACCGGGTCCGCGCGCTTCACGATGCGCTCCAGGGCACGTCGATCCACAACGAGGACTTCGAGTACGTCCGCGAGGCGGCGAGCGCGGGCGACCTGGTGTACTTCGATCCGCCCTACGAGCCCGTCTCGACCACCGCTGACTTCACCGACTACCACGCGGAGGGGTTCGATCGCGACGACCAGCGACGCCTCCGCGACCTCGCGGTCGACCTCGACGAGATGGGCGTCTCGGTCGTCCTCTCGAACTCGCCGCCGGTCGCGGAACTGTACGAGGGCGTCGAGCAGTTCACCGTCCACGTCGTGGAGGCGACGCGGGCGATCAACAGCGACGCCGACAACCGCGGCGAGGTGGCGGAGGTGCTGATCACGAACGTCGCCGAAGGCACGCAGCGCCGGAAAACACTCTCCGAGTACCAGTAG
- a CDS encoding 23S rRNA (uridine(2552)-2'-O)-methyltransferase yields the protein MARKDDFYNRAKQEGYRARSAYKLRQIDEEVGLFDTGDTVVDLGAAPGGWLQVAAEEVTEAGRVVGVDLQRIDELEFPHVETVRGDMTEERTRYYLRKALGVDPDPADDAELERPVDLVVSDMAPNMTGEYQLDHARSIHLCRQAFDTALELLKPGGDFVVKVFDGPDLADFRADVESEFQYVRAYTPEASRKRSSERYLIARGRTDSPVSEGDRLTVEVTDTGEEGDGVARVDGYTLFVPGAEAGETVEIVVDDVKPRFGFTERVD from the coding sequence ATGGCTCGCAAAGACGATTTCTACAACCGGGCAAAACAGGAGGGGTATCGCGCTCGCTCCGCCTACAAGCTCCGCCAGATCGACGAGGAGGTCGGCCTGTTCGACACCGGCGACACCGTCGTCGACCTGGGCGCCGCCCCCGGCGGCTGGTTGCAGGTCGCCGCCGAGGAGGTGACCGAAGCCGGCCGCGTCGTCGGCGTCGACCTCCAGCGAATCGACGAGCTCGAGTTCCCCCACGTCGAGACCGTCCGCGGCGACATGACCGAGGAGCGAACCCGCTACTACCTCCGCAAGGCCCTCGGCGTCGATCCGGATCCCGCGGACGACGCCGAACTCGAACGGCCCGTAGATCTGGTCGTCTCCGACATGGCGCCGAACATGACCGGCGAGTACCAGCTTGATCACGCCCGCTCGATCCACCTCTGCCGGCAGGCGTTCGACACCGCGCTCGAACTCCTGAAGCCGGGCGGCGACTTCGTCGTGAAGGTGTTCGACGGGCCCGACCTGGCCGACTTCCGCGCCGACGTGGAATCCGAGTTCCAGTACGTCCGGGCGTACACCCCCGAGGCGAGCCGGAAGCGCTCCTCCGAGCGGTACCTGATCGCTCGCGGACGCACCGACTCGCCAGTGAGCGAGGGAGATCGACTCACGGTCGAGGTGACCGACACCGGCGAGGAGGGCGACGGCGTCGCCCGCGTCGACGGGTACACGCTGTTCGTCCCCGGCGCCGAGGCCGGCGAGACCGTCGAGATCGTCGTCGACGACGTGAAGCCGCGCTTCGGGTTCACCGAACGCGTCGACTGA
- a CDS encoding queuosine precursor transporter → MSGARGVEPAEPRRLQVPLAAVVLTALFVSALVTAQVISAKLLAVSLPVLGAVTAPGGTLAYAVTFFASDCLSELYGKSYARKVVNVAFGMNFVLLALVFATIATPAAQGSVDPAAFETVLGLSGNVVLGSLAAYVISQNWDVIAFHRIREFTDGDALWLRNVGSTASSQLIDTVVFTLVAFAVAPAVLGVGAALPTPVLVSLIVGQYVLKLLIALVDTPLVYAAVALVRRDEAESSGVSA, encoded by the coding sequence ATGAGCGGTGCCCGCGGCGTCGAACCCGCGGAACCGCGTCGGCTGCAGGTCCCGCTGGCGGCGGTCGTGCTCACCGCGCTGTTCGTGTCGGCGCTGGTCACCGCGCAGGTCATCTCCGCGAAGCTGTTGGCCGTCTCGCTCCCGGTGCTGGGCGCGGTGACCGCGCCCGGCGGGACGCTCGCGTACGCGGTCACCTTCTTCGCCTCGGACTGCCTCTCGGAGCTGTACGGCAAGTCGTACGCTCGGAAAGTGGTGAACGTCGCGTTCGGGATGAACTTCGTGCTGCTGGCGCTGGTGTTCGCGACCATCGCGACGCCCGCCGCGCAGGGCTCCGTCGACCCCGCCGCCTTCGAGACGGTGCTCGGCCTCTCGGGCAACGTCGTGCTCGGCTCGTTGGCCGCCTACGTGATCAGCCAGAACTGGGACGTGATCGCCTTCCACCGCATCCGCGAGTTCACCGACGGCGACGCGCTGTGGCTGCGCAACGTCGGCTCGACCGCGTCGAGTCAACTCATCGACACGGTCGTGTTCACGCTCGTCGCGTTCGCGGTCGCGCCCGCCGTCCTCGGCGTCGGCGCGGCGCTGCCCACGCCGGTGCTCGTGTCGCTCATCGTCGGGCAGTACGTCCTCAAGCTCCTCATCGCGCTGGTCGACACGCCGCTGGTGTACGCCGCCGTCGCGCTCGTTCGCCGCGACGAGGCGGAGTCGTCGGGCGTGAGCGCCTGA
- a CDS encoding ribbon-helix-helix domain-containing protein produces MPKISVEMPGELLDDLDEHVGDDGKFVNRSDAIRASVRKTLDVLDEIDARHGRLEDESDAVGDAAGGADE; encoded by the coding sequence ATGCCCAAGATAAGCGTCGAGATGCCCGGTGAGCTCCTCGACGATCTGGACGAGCACGTCGGCGACGACGGGAAGTTCGTGAATCGGAGCGACGCGATCCGCGCGTCGGTGCGCAAGACGCTGGACGTGCTCGACGAGATCGACGCCCGTCACGGTCGCCTGGAGGACGAGAGCGACGCCGTCGGCGACGCGGCGGGCGGGGCCGACGAATGA